A region of the Leucobacter komagatae genome:
GGCATCAACGGCGACCCGGCCGCTCGGGCGAAGGCGCTCGCGGCCGCGGGCGCCGACGTGCTTGTCGTTGACACCGCGCACGGACACCAGGATGGCATGATTCGGGCGCTGCGCGAGATCTCCGCGCTCGGGCTCGGGCTCCCGATCGTCGCGGGGAATATCGTCACGGCCGACGGCGTCGTCGACCTCGTCGGCGCAGGCGCCACGATCCTGAAGGTCGGGGTCGGGCCCGGTGCGATGTGCACGACCCGCATGATGACGGCCGTCGGCCGCCCGCAGTTCTCCGCCGTGCTCGAAACCGCGCAGGCGGCTCGTGAACTCGGCGCCCACGTATGGGCAGACGGCGGCGTGCGCTACCCGCGCGACGTCGCGCTCGCGCTCGCCGCTGGCGCGGGATCGGTCATGATCGGATCGTGGTTCGCCGGCACCGCCGAGTCGCCGGGGGAGTTGCTTGCCGACGCGAGCGGCCGCCAGTACAAGGAGTCGTGGGGCATGGCTTCGACGAAGGCAGTGCAGGGCCGGTTCTCGAAGCTTGACGCCTTCGAGCGCGCGCGCAAGGAACTCTTTGCCGAGGGTATCTCGTCGTCGAAGATCTACCTAGATCCGCAGCGCCCGAGCGTCGAGGATCTGGTCGACATGATCACGTCGGGCGTGCGGTCGTCGTTCACCTACGCTGGCGCGGCGTCGCTTGCGGACTTCCACGTGAACGCGCGCGTCGGCCTGCAGTCTGCCGCCGGGTACGAGGAGGGCAAGGCGCTGCCCGTGTCGTGGTAGAAAGAGCGGACGTTCGACCTTAGCTCGGATTCTTGGTACCGTTCCTACATGACAGGCCTACGAGCATCAGCGTCCACAGTGTCCGGAATTCAGCGCAGAGGGGCGCTGCGTCGGGCGTTTGGGGTGTCACTGACTGTGCTTGCGGTAGCCGCCCTGGTCGGTTGTTCGTCGGCCGCGCCAGAGAAGCCTGAGGCGTCGGAGCCGCCGAAGAGCTCGCCTGCTCCGGTCGAGACGACGCCAGAGCCGGCTGCCGAGGAGCCAGTTGAGTTTCCGATGCCCGCCGCCGCGGGCGACCCGGGCCAGTCGCTCGAGGAGGCGTGCACGCTGCTGTACGCGGGCTCCGCAATCCACCAGGAGGGCGCATCGGCGCTCAACCTGAAAGACACAGAAGAGCTTGCGCGCGAGCTGCCGCGGATTGTCTCGGAGTCGCAAGCCGAGTTCGTGAAGGTGGGCAACCCCCAGGCGGCGCCGATTGCGACCGAGTATTCGAAGCAGGTGGCGCTGATGAGCCAGGCGATGCTCGGCGGCGAGTACGCGATGACCGAGATCGCCGCGGCGGGTGCGGGCGTGCAGGCCGTCGTTGACGACGCCGTTGCGCTCTGCCCGAACCCCTAGCGGCGCCTCCGGGCCGCGAATATGGCCGATGGGTGCGCGGGGGTCGTTAGACTAGGGAGCCTAGCTGCGTAGATTGCAGCGCTCTCAAAACTCGAAGTGCACTCAAGGAGCTTTGGTGGAATACATCTCGACCCGCGGCGGGATGTCCCCCGCACCCTTCAGCGCGACGCTGCTCGAAGGGCTTGCGACCGACGGTGGACTCGCCGTTCCCGAGACCATGCCCGAGATCACCCTTGACCGGATCGAGAGTTGGCGTTCCCTGAGCTACGCCGAGCTCGCCACCGAGATCCTCAGCTTCTTTGCGACCGACATCCCCGGCCCTGAACTCGCCGCGATGTGTGAGCGCGCGTACCGCGAAGAGGCCTTCTCTCCCGGGATCGTGCCGCTCACGACCATCAGCGACTCGATCACGCTCCTCGGGCTCTCAGAGGGGCCGACGCTCGCGTTCAAGGACATGGCGATGCAGTTCCTCGGGCAGTCGCTCGAGTACGTGCTCCGCAAGACCGGGCGCACGCTGAACATCGTCGGCGCAACGTCGGGTGATACCGGCTCCGCGGCCGAGTACGCGCTTCGTGGTAAGGAGGGCGTCTCGGTCTTTATGCTCTCGCCGCAGGGGCGCATGAGTGACTTCCAGCGCGCTCAGATGTACTCCCTCGACGACGCGAACATTCACAACATCGCCGTCGACGGCGTCTTCGACGATTGCCAGAACCTCGTGAAGGCGATCGCGGGCGACCTCGAGTTCAAGCGCGAGTACAGCATTGGCGCGGTGAACTCCATCAACCTCGGCCGTATTTCCGCGCAGGTGGTGTACTACTTCTGGGCGTGGCTCCGTGCGAGCGACGCGCTCACCGCAGAAGAGCGCGAGACGTTCAAGGTCTCGGTCACGGTTCCGTCTGGCAACTTCGGCAACATCCTCGCCGGGCACTACGCCCGCGAGATGGGCGCGCCGATTCGTCGCCTCGTGCTCGCTGCAAACGAGAACAATGTGCTCGACGACTTCTTCCGCACCGGCGTCTACGCTCCGCGGGCCTCGGCAGAGACCTACCTCACGTCGAGCCCGTCGATGGACATCTCGAAGGCGTCAAACCTCGAGCGCTTTATCTTCGACCTGCTCGGGCGCGACCCTGAGCGCCTGAACGCTGCGTGGCGCGAGCTCGAGGAGACGGGCAAGATCGACTTGAGTTCCGAACTGCCGCGGTTCGTCGGTGAGTTCGGGATCCAGAGCGGCACGAGCACGCACGCCGACCGCGTTGCGACGATTCGCTCGGTGCGCGAGGAAAGCGGTGTCATGATTGACCCGCACACCGCCGACGGCGTGAAGGTTGCCCGCGAGCACGTCGAGGCTGGCGTGCCGATGCTTGTGCTCGAGACCGCGAAGCCCGAGAAGTTCCCCGAGATCGTGCTTGAGGCGACGGGGGAGCGCCTGGGGATGCCGTCGGAGCTCGCGGGCCTCCTCGACCTGCCGCAGCACGTTGTGGAAATGAGTAACGATGAGGGCGCGCTGCGCGAATTCGTCGCGGCAAGGGCTCTGCGCGCGTAGACTCCACAACACATGGACCGCACCTAGGAGGGGTTTCCAGTGTTCGGACGCCGCACAGAGCAGGTACTCACACGACGCATTGTTGAACTAGAGCGCCGGAGCGGCATTCGCGTGCCGTCCGACGGCGCCACCGAGCCATCGAAGCCCGATCCGACCTCGAGCGAGGCCAGGTCGCGCGCAGGCGGGGCCTGGGGTGACACCTTCGGCATGATCGCGACCCGCTCGCTGCAGGTCATCATCGTGCTCGTGCTGACGACGGCCGTGGTGTTCGGGCTGCGAACCCTGAGCACGGTGTTCATCCCGATCCTGCTCGCCCTGATCTTCGCGAGCACGTTCGCGCCGGTGATGCGCTGGCTCCGGGAGCGGCGCGTGCCCTCCGCGCTCGCGACGGTGCTCGTACTGCTCGCGATCGTGCTGCTCCTCGCGGGCGTCGGCTGGCTCATCGTCTGGGCCGTTCGCGATGAGTGGGACGAACTCGCAGAGCAAGCGCAGAGCGGGTTCGAACAGGTTGTCGCCTGGGTGCAGACGCTGCCGTTCGCACCCAGCTCAGAGCAGATCTCTGAGTGGCAGGACGCCGTCGTTGACTTCGTCACGAGCTCACAGTTCGGTTCGGGCGCGCTCGC
Encoded here:
- a CDS encoding GuaB1 family IMP dehydrogenase-related protein — encoded protein: MDFIGAQPTLDLTYSDVFLVPRRSAVGSRLAVDLAPTDGTPATVPLVSANMNSVTGPRLAAVLARRGGLGVLPQDMSETGLIDAIAWVKAQPVGFDTPIVLGPEQTAADALRQVPAAEGQVVVVVEGGSAYAGALPGGSEPGQTFPAERVLGVLAATRLAELPGDAKLGDLATGRVPVLELGELGSAASEPRAMFDAVDAALTGSGDTGAEAVIIAEQGRVRGTLSRRSALRASIYRPAVDGGGRLAVAVAVGINGDPAARAKALAAAGADVLVVDTAHGHQDGMIRALREISALGLGLPIVAGNIVTADGVVDLVGAGATILKVGVGPGAMCTTRMMTAVGRPQFSAVLETAQAARELGAHVWADGGVRYPRDVALALAAGAGSVMIGSWFAGTAESPGELLADASGRQYKESWGMASTKAVQGRFSKLDAFERARKELFAEGISSSKIYLDPQRPSVEDLVDMITSGVRSSFTYAGAASLADFHVNARVGLQSAAGYEEGKALPVSW
- the thrC gene encoding threonine synthase, producing the protein MEYISTRGGMSPAPFSATLLEGLATDGGLAVPETMPEITLDRIESWRSLSYAELATEILSFFATDIPGPELAAMCERAYREEAFSPGIVPLTTISDSITLLGLSEGPTLAFKDMAMQFLGQSLEYVLRKTGRTLNIVGATSGDTGSAAEYALRGKEGVSVFMLSPQGRMSDFQRAQMYSLDDANIHNIAVDGVFDDCQNLVKAIAGDLEFKREYSIGAVNSINLGRISAQVVYYFWAWLRASDALTAEERETFKVSVTVPSGNFGNILAGHYAREMGAPIRRLVLAANENNVLDDFFRTGVYAPRASAETYLTSSPSMDISKASNLERFIFDLLGRDPERLNAAWRELEETGKIDLSSELPRFVGEFGIQSGTSTHADRVATIRSVREESGVMIDPHTADGVKVAREHVEAGVPMLVLETAKPEKFPEIVLEATGERLGMPSELAGLLDLPQHVVEMSNDEGALREFVAARALRA